The following are encoded in a window of Sphaerisporangium siamense genomic DNA:
- a CDS encoding cupin domain-containing protein translates to MSDTHAVTSPVSITAVDRPDQPPAGPALDDLYRGFEKALLVPLWTEIGDLMPGHPRSSAQPHRWEWNRLLELAGRAGDLVPVGRGGERRAIALANPSLGGRPYATPTLWAAIQYLMPGEDAPEHRHTQNAFRFVVEGEGVWTVVERDPVPMRRGDFLPQPGMHWHAHHNAASTPMAWLDGLDIPFQYGVEGQFFDFGRDTLSTEEHATPDRSRSERLWGHPGLAPVSQLGRPKGTPLLCYRWTDTDAALNDQLALEREGHGGTVEPGHALVRYTDPATAGDVLPTIRAQFHRITAGTETAPHRETGSSVYQVFDGSGRVTVGDHSWTVTRGDLFVVPSWQPLSIRSEASASDSDSGALDLFQFGDAPIFTKLNLFRSHTEKDDR, encoded by the coding sequence ATGTCCGATACGCATGCCGTCACGTCGCCGGTCAGCATCACCGCCGTGGACCGGCCCGACCAGCCTCCCGCCGGTCCCGCGCTTGACGATCTCTACCGCGGCTTTGAGAAGGCCCTGCTCGTCCCGTTGTGGACGGAGATCGGCGACCTGATGCCCGGGCATCCGCGCTCCAGCGCGCAGCCGCACCGCTGGGAGTGGAACCGGCTCCTCGAACTCGCCGGCCGCGCCGGGGACCTGGTGCCGGTCGGCCGCGGCGGCGAGCGCCGCGCGATCGCCCTCGCCAACCCGAGCCTGGGCGGCCGGCCCTACGCGACGCCGACCCTGTGGGCCGCGATCCAGTACCTGATGCCGGGCGAGGACGCGCCCGAGCACCGGCACACCCAGAACGCGTTCCGCTTCGTCGTCGAGGGCGAGGGCGTGTGGACGGTGGTCGAGCGCGACCCGGTGCCGATGCGCCGGGGCGACTTCCTCCCCCAGCCCGGCATGCACTGGCACGCCCACCACAACGCGGCGAGCACGCCGATGGCCTGGCTCGACGGGCTCGACATCCCGTTCCAGTACGGCGTCGAGGGGCAGTTCTTCGACTTCGGCCGGGACACCCTCTCCACGGAGGAGCACGCCACCCCCGACCGTTCCCGCTCGGAGCGGCTCTGGGGACACCCCGGCCTGGCGCCGGTCTCCCAGCTCGGCCGCCCCAAGGGCACCCCGCTGCTGTGCTACCGCTGGACCGACACCGACGCCGCGCTGAACGACCAGCTCGCCCTGGAGCGGGAGGGTCACGGCGGCACCGTCGAACCCGGCCACGCCCTGGTCCGCTACACCGACCCGGCCACCGCCGGCGACGTGCTCCCGACGATCCGGGCGCAGTTCCACCGGATCACGGCGGGCACCGAGACCGCGCCGCACCGGGAGACCGGCTCGTCGGTCTACCAGGTCTTCGACGGGTCCGGCCGGGTCACCGTAGGGGACCACTCCTGGACGGTGACCCGCGGCGACCTCTTCGTCGTCCCGTCCTGGCAGCCGCTGTCGATCCGCTCGGAGGCGTCGGCGTCCGACTCCGACTCCGGCGCGCTCGACCTGTTCCAGTTCGGCGACGCCCCGATCTTCACCAAACTCAACCTGTTCCGCAGCCACACCGAGAAGGACGACCGATGA
- a CDS encoding fumarylacetoacetate hydrolase family protein: protein MKLATIRLDDHRTTAVRVDGDELVEVGMPDVGAVLAAPGGLDAAASADGPRRPLAGADLAPVVPRPGKVVCTGLNYRNHITEMGRDLPEYPTLFCKFADSLIGAADDIVRPAETEQFDWEAELAVVIGRQVRRADEEQAIAAIAGFTVLNDITCRDWQFRTREWLQGKVWDSTTPIGPYLVTADETGPRPALGIRCEVDGRVVQSDNTGDLLFDPVHLVRYVSTMVRLNPGDVIATGTPGGVGHARKPQVFLNGGELVVTEIEALGRLANRVVPEGA from the coding sequence ATGAAGCTGGCCACCATCCGCCTGGACGACCACCGCACCACGGCCGTACGCGTCGACGGCGACGAGCTCGTCGAGGTGGGCATGCCCGACGTCGGCGCGGTGCTGGCCGCTCCCGGCGGCCTCGACGCCGCGGCGTCGGCCGACGGCCCCCGGCGCCCGCTGGCCGGAGCCGACCTGGCCCCGGTGGTGCCGCGGCCGGGCAAGGTCGTCTGCACCGGCCTGAACTACCGCAACCACATCACGGAGATGGGCCGCGACCTGCCGGAGTACCCGACCCTATTCTGCAAGTTCGCCGACAGCCTCATCGGCGCCGCCGACGACATCGTGCGCCCGGCGGAGACCGAGCAGTTCGACTGGGAGGCCGAGCTGGCCGTCGTCATCGGCCGCCAGGTGCGCCGGGCGGACGAGGAGCAGGCGATCGCCGCGATCGCCGGGTTCACCGTGCTCAACGACATCACCTGCCGCGACTGGCAGTTCCGCACCCGGGAATGGCTGCAGGGCAAGGTCTGGGACTCCACGACCCCGATCGGCCCCTACCTCGTCACCGCGGACGAGACCGGTCCCCGGCCGGCGCTCGGCATCCGCTGCGAGGTCGACGGCCGGGTGGTGCAGTCCGACAACACCGGCGACCTGCTCTTCGACCCGGTCCACCTGGTCCGCTACGTCTCGACGATGGTGCGGCTCAACCCGGGCGACGTGATCGCGACCGGCACGCCCGGCGGCGTCGGCCACGCGCGCAAGCCACAGGTCTTCCTCAACGGCGGCGAGCTGGTCGTGACCGAGATCGAGGCGCTGGGCAGGCTGGCGAACCGCGTCGTCCCCGAGGGCGCGTGA